The Arvicola amphibius chromosome 6, mArvAmp1.2, whole genome shotgun sequence DNA window TCACGTTGGTGCTCTAAGACTGGCCGCTACCTCCTAGACATGGTCATTAGAACTCACGCTAGTGACAAACTAGCCTGAGTGACCTGTGATGAGGTGACAGAAAAATGAGTCTGGGCTGGACACTCAGAGGTCAGCCAGAGACCAAGTCAAAGGTTCTGTGGAGGACACCAATCAGGGGTCTTTCATCACAGAGACACTTACGTCATTCCCTCCCAATGGGGCCCATCCCTACGACTTGCAACTGAGAGCCCTGCATAGAGGGCTGGCCAGCTGTCTGTGCCACCAGAGACCATGGACAGATGCCAAGCTAGCTGAGAGGCAGGGCTCCCATGTGAAGGTGCTGGGAGTGGCACTGTCTTTTGGAGGTGGCAGGTGCTGAGGTAGTGACAACTGCTTTTTGCTGGCTCAGGGTCAAAAGACTCACAGACCAGAGGAGATACAGGGAGACTGCTCTGACCTTCAGCTCGACCCCTGCTGGGACCACGATGGGCCGGAATGACAGCGAGTGGGGGCAGATGGGTGTAACCATGATGGCCGGCACGTTGGGGTGCACCATGGAAGCCCCAGCTGCAGCTGCATATGCTGTGCTGCCCGTCGGGGTGGACACGATCACGCCATCGCCCTGTACAGTGGTGATGAGGTGTCCGTCCAGGTAGACATCTACGTTCGACAAGTATGAGGAGGGGCCTCTGTCGATCACCACTTCATTCAAGACCTGGAGGAGATGGCAAGGCCATGGCACTACCATAAGCACTTAAGGTGCACCCCAAGTTTCTTATCCTGGTGCCAGGGGTCCCAGCCCGAGTACACCCCACCCTGATCCCTTGCTGGGGACGTCTCCACAGACCTGGTACTGCATGGCCTGCTTTCCGCCCTCTGGGTCCAGGCCGTTCTCACTGAGGCCATTATGGATGGCTCTCTTCTTGTCTCTGGGCTCTTTCACCACCCTGACCTTCAGCCGGCTCCTCAGGATGACCGCGGCATTCCCTGGGGTCAGGAGGATCCAGCTCAGGGAGGCTGGAACCCTTCACCTCAGTGCCTTTCACCAAAGCCACCCGAGCAGCCATGTGCTGCCAGATTTCCCATTTTAGTAAAGAGTGTTTGAAATATCTGAAATTTAGAAATCTCCAAATCTTGAAACTACATCATTAAATAACAAatatgaaaaagacaaaacaaaacaaaaaaaaaaaaaaaaaaaaccaagggggctggagacatggctccatggttaagagcactggttgctttaaagaagacccagtttcaattcccagctcccacatgatggatcacaactatctgtaattccagtctcagAGGATCCCACATATCATTGGGCACaaagcatacatgtggtacatagacatacttgcaggcaaaatacttatacacataaaattaaaaaataaaaacagcagcaacaaaaacataACCAAGAAGGAGGTAAACCCTGAGCTATTTTGAGAGATCCAGAACATTCCAACTTACCCTCTATCACCTGATTCACTTGGGATTGGAAGTTCTCAAAGTTGAACGGGGTCAGGAAGCCCAGGGAGCCAAGGTGGAAGGCCATAACAGGAGGCACACTGCCCTGTGGGTGAGGAGACCAGGTGGCATTGCTGGGCTACCCAGGAAACACCAAACTGTCGATAGCTGTGGACCCTGGGGATGGGTAGGCATGAGCAAGGCAAGAAGTGGAAGAGCCAGAACAGGGCAGGACGGCGCCATCTCCCCAAGAAGTGAGAACAAGGTGGGAAGggccaaaaagaaacaaaagcaacaagccCAGACCAGCTCACTGGTCACACAGAAAGATCTGGCCAGCACCAGATGTAAGACGTGGCTACAGAAATGCAAGGGCTAGAAGGTAGGCAGACTTGGCAGAGACCTGgtggacagaagaagaaaaatggagatcTAAATACAAATGGGGCTGAGCAAAAACCAAGGTTCAAGTACAAGTTGCTTGCAGTCTGTGGCCAGAAACTTCTGCAGCAAAGCACAGATGACAACTTGCTGGGAGAACCCCAACCCCACTTCCACCCCAGCTCCGCACAGCTAGATGGGCTCTGCCCTGCAGCCCCACTAGGGTACCGAAATGCCTACTCTTCTAGCACACCATGGGCCAGCTCCTACCTTGCTGAGGGTGAGACCAGAGAGGTTCCAATGTCTCCTTGCTGCCCTTCCCAGCCTGGGAGGCTTCTAGACTAGTTCGGCAGTGCCAGGTCTCTCCCAGAGGGTCTGGTCTGTGGCCACGTGGTCACCCTTCAGGGAGTCTCCCCATACTACTGCTCTCCCTCCTTAGCCAGCCCAGCACCGTCAGAGCATGTCCATTCATCTCTAGTCACCCCAGGAGACTAGTTACCTGCAAACCTGCTTTACTGCTAATAAttgggctgaaaaaaaaaaaaaacttctaccttcttagagcagtggttctcagtcttcctaacgctgcaaccctataatacaattcctcatgttgtgcttacccccaaatataaaattatttttgttgatacttcataactgtaattttgctactgttataaatcttactgtaaatatctgtgtgtTTTTTGATGGTCAGAGGTAACCCTTGTGAAAGAGTTGTTTGACCCCAaagggctgtgacccacaggtgagaaccactgccttaaagtAAGAACACTAAGAAGCTTGTGGCTTCTAGTATGAAGCTGTATGATAAAGAGTAAGGGGACTAACGTTCTGAAAACACCTCCTCACATTGTACCCAAACAATGCGTCAGTACCCTGACACAGCCTTACCTGGAAAAGAGAGGAGGCATAGAGCAGGGTACCATCTCCTCCGAGGCATATGATGAAGTCTATCTGGTTGGAAATGTCGTCATAATCTAGAGAGCAGACACAAACCTTCGGCACTGTTGCCATACAAAGCCCCAGTGCCCAAGCGTGCAGAGGccaacaaaggcagagagaggtcgAAACAGCACACCTTCACGGAAAGTGCAGAACTTCTTCTTCACTGGTCCAAAGCTTTCATCACTCACTATAGCAGGGTCTTCCAGCACTTTCTTTTCCACATACACGATCATGTTGTTCTCCTGGAAGCAAAGTACACATGGCAGCCTCCACACAGCCCTCAGTCGTTCAGCCCAGGTCACACTGGCTTTTCCacattgcggggggggggggggggggggagctgtttCCTCAGCTAGCAAGTCATTTCCAGTCTGCTCACTTCATTGCTATGTAGCCAGAAACTCTGACTCTGACATCATCGAAGCTTTTTCCCAAATAGGCACTTTCTAACCCAGTGGCTCAGGAACCAGACAGCCATGCCACGGTTTGGATGTGTTGAGGGTGTCCCCCAAGTCATCtactgaaaagcaacatgatttTGAGGTGTTGAGAGGGTGGCACCTCTAGGGGGTGATTAGGAGTGAGCCATCAGGGTAGAGACACACCACTACATTCTGATGGTgtcagaggagagagggaaagggcagAAGATGGGCACACATACAGGAACATAGGACCTCCTTCCATATGCTGTCCTATCCCTTTGGGCTCTGCAAGGAAGATGGCCAGGATCAGATGCGGCCCTGGACTTTACTTCTCCAGAATCACAAGCTAAGACAAATCTCTTTTTGTTAAAACTCACCCAGACTGGGAGCTGTATTGCAGGCCACACGAAAGGGACTCAGGTGAGGGTTAACTGCTGCAGCATGACTCGGAGGGTTGAGTCAGGAGAGCTAGCATTGCTAGTATCTTGGAAGTGGGGTAGCCAAGGGATggacaggcctttaatcccagcacgtgagacagaggcaggtggatctctgtgagttcaaggccaatctggtttacaaagtgagttctagtatagtcaaggctacacagagaaatccagtattgaaaagccagaaaggaaaacaactccaaacaaaaaacaaaaacaggaagtggggcaaTGCCCTGGGGCAAGTCCCTCATCCACACTGGACTCAGTACTACAAGGCTCTCACGAGTGCAGCTCCTCCACCTGAGTTTCCCAGCCTCCAGCACTGTGGGCTAGTAACAACTTTTAAGAAGGCTTCAGACAGCTAACAAAGAGACCACCCTGGGCAAGTCTCCTCTTGACTCACCCTGAGCACAGCCCTAACCTGCCGGCCTTACCTCCATGAGGTACATGCAGAGCTCTTTGAAGGGCTGCAGTAGGCTGGCGTCTCGGATCTTTTTGATGACAAGCACACTCTTGGGAGACTTGTTCCATGTCAACCGCTGGCTTGCAGGGTCCTGGATGTGCCTTTAGGGAGAGAAGAGAGCTCATACCAGCAATCATCTTTTCCTCGAGGAAAGAAGCAGgcaatttggaaaaataaaaataagcacacCAAGAACAAGTTAAACTACACTGCCAACTTGTGTACATAGAA harbors:
- the Nadk gene encoding NAD kinase isoform X1; amino-acid sequence: MEQEKMSVSKELNPDSASYHCSACHGDETWSYNHPIRGRAKSRSLSASPALGSTKEFRRTRSLHGPCPVTTFGPKACVLQNPQTIMHIQDPASQRLTWNKSPKSVLVIKKIRDASLLQPFKELCMYLMEENNMIVYVEKKVLEDPAIVSDESFGPVKKKFCTFREDYDDISNQIDFIICLGGDGTLLYASSLFQGSVPPVMAFHLGSLGFLTPFNFENFQSQVNQVIEGNAAVILRSRLKVRVVKEPRDKKRAIHNGLSENGLDPEGGKQAMQYQVLNEVVIDRGPSSYLSNVDVYLDGHLITTVQGDGVIVSTPTGSTAYAAAAGASMVHPNVPAIMVTPICPHSLSFRPIVVPAGVELKIMLSPEARNTAWVSFDGRKRQEIRHGDSISITTSCYPLPSICVCDPVSDWFESLAQCLHWNVRKKQAHFPEDEDQDEEDS
- the Nadk gene encoding NAD kinase isoform X3 codes for the protein MHIQDPASQRLTWNKSPKSVLVIKKIRDASLLQPFKELCMYLMEENNMIVYVEKKVLEDPAIVSDESFGPVKKKFCTFREDYDDISNQIDFIICLGGDGTLLYASSLFQGSVPPVMAFHLGSLGFLTPFNFENFQSQVNQVIEGNAAVILRSRLKVRVVKEPRDKKRAIHNGLSENGLDPEGGKQAMQYQVLNEVVIDRGPSSYLSNVDVYLDGHLITTVQGDGVIVSTPTGSTAYAAAAGASMVHPNVPAIMVTPICPHSLSFRPIVVPAGVELKIMLSPEARNTAWVSFDGRKRQEIRHGDSISITTSCYPLPSICVCDPVSDWFESLAQCLHWNVRKKQAHFPEDEDQDEEDS
- the Nadk gene encoding NAD kinase isoform X2, which translates into the protein MTWTWPIPQKQSSLTCVIRTGRRTRSLHGPCPVTTFGPKACVLQNPQTIMHIQDPASQRLTWNKSPKSVLVIKKIRDASLLQPFKELCMYLMEENNMIVYVEKKVLEDPAIVSDESFGPVKKKFCTFREDYDDISNQIDFIICLGGDGTLLYASSLFQGSVPPVMAFHLGSLGFLTPFNFENFQSQVNQVIEGNAAVILRSRLKVRVVKEPRDKKRAIHNGLSENGLDPEGGKQAMQYQVLNEVVIDRGPSSYLSNVDVYLDGHLITTVQGDGVIVSTPTGSTAYAAAAGASMVHPNVPAIMVTPICPHSLSFRPIVVPAGVELKIMLSPEARNTAWVSFDGRKRQEIRHGDSISITTSCYPLPSICVCDPVSDWFESLAQCLHWNVRKKQAHFPEDEDQDEEDS